The region TGGTAAGCTCTCTCCTTTTGAACAGCAATAATTTATTCCTGctctctgcttcctgcctcacTAACCAGTTACTACTCCACAAGAAAACCTTCCCTTTGATCCACTGTAGCTTCATTTCTTTGGTAAGATGCCTCATCAGAAACTCTTCTGAAATCTAAGTGTAGTGCTTCCTGTTCTCTCAAAGGGCCGAGTGTGTGCAAAGTCATCCATCCTTCAGACTCCTATTAACACGAAAGGACAAGACTACTGAGAGACTGAGACTTCTCCTTTGTCTTTAATGCAGAGTAAGTTGTGTAATACTCCTCTTGTGATTTTGGCCAgttatacattttaaatgctttcctGAGCTGTAAACAAAAATGTCTCTCTTTCACTGTGCAATTCTGGATTTGGTAAAGGCATGTTGCTTGCTAGCCTGGCTGCTAAGAAAATGGACACTGATCTTGAGAACAACTAACATGTTTGAGAATGATGCTGCCTTTGTGAATGAGTAAGCAATTCCATCTGGTACAGCACACCTATGCTTCACAGACAATATTTATAGTGAACACAAGGTAATTGGTGCAGCTGATAGATTATTAAATACAATACCTGAATGCAAGCATGCAGATGGATTTCTTATAAACAATTTTAGTATGTGTTTCAGTCCCAGAGAGAACTACGAACCACTTTGCTTTTAGTACATAACATGCCACAGAAATTTGAAGACATCCAAATGAAACTCAGAAGATGAGCTTTCTTCTGCCATTTACATAGCTTTGAAAATTGAAGCCTGTGTACAGAACAACTTTCCCATCTAGCTTACTTGCAAAAAGCTGAGCATCAAAAGTGCTGCAAAGCAAGCTTGTCTCATCCTTGGCGGACTTGAAGAATTGCTAATCAGGACCCAACAGAAGAGTAAGAATTAGTCAGTCTTCCCACCTTACCATCGCCTGCTTTTcccaaaatactattttttcttcttaattccttcCTATCAACTGAACAAATATGgaatatttgcattaaaaacaagTGCCTATAATTAATGTAAATGACTCCATCACCTTGAAAGAATCCTAAACCTCcagctgttgttttgttcttcctcaTAATCGCCACTTCTCTAGGTCGCCTAGTGATTTTCAGACTGTGTTCCACAGAGCACACCACTGATGTCCATGACAGGTCACAAAGAGAAGCAAGCCTTTTCTCAGCAGGCTTCAGATCAGTAAATAGAGGTCTGGAGAAGGTGAAAATCACTCTTCTCTCTATTCTTTCTCCTTCTACCTCCATACCAGCCTGCACAGATGGCTTAGTCCTTCCTAGTCAAATCCCCTCCAGCGCTACCTGATGGACCCACATACCCAGCTCTCCCACCCATGCAGAGCTACTGCAGAAAGCTGTGGCAGCCTCCACGTCTGCCTGTCCCTCAGTCTCCCAAGCCACGTGCTTAATTCTCTATGTTCATGCCACACTGGCACTCCCTAATGCAGGGATCCTCATCATGACGACACCCAGCCAACACAACATTAGGAGGAAATGAAAGTGAGAGCCCCAACACACATTTAGTTGAAAAATAACGTGATAATGCACATTTTCTTAGGGATTCAGAAAACTGATTTGCTAAGGCCaccaaacaaaagcaatagttttctttctcatcatACACTCCTCCTTCTTTATTCATTCAAAGACCTATTTTTTTGCTAACTCATCCAAAGAAGTTTAAGCATGTTATTGTTAAAAGGaaattcacaaaaataaaactcaacaTGAAGTCTttatgaaataataaagaaggCTTTGCATAAGGCCACAGAAAGTACAGTATACATTTCTTAAACTTTCAGAATCCAATATGCCTCTTTCAGACCTTTACTTACAAATGTTTCATATTAAATGCAAGGCTTCATAAAGTGAAATAAGTTTTCTTTATAAACATAGATCATTTAGTACTATCAGTGGTTactaaataaagaagtaattaaCTACTAACTAAGGAATTCACTACCTGTCTGCCAGTTCTTCAGCAATCCTCTTACAAAGCTCAGAAAATTATTGCTCAAAAAATCAGTAGTCTTCTCTGAAGAAGGctatttagtttttaaaagatttttgaaaaGCTATTTTGAAGATAGAAGTTACCTGCTCTGTTAAAGAAGGACCTATTTGAAAGAGAACTTAAGTCTCACTGAACCCTAGTAAGCCGCAAAACTAACCTCAGAAATCAATGTAAGGAAGACTTTAAACAGTAAAGATGTATAAATGCCTCCTCTCCAGAACAAAGACTGTTTCTACACCAGCCTTTGCAGACTGTATCTTCAAAGTGGACACTAGTGCCAAGAGTAACCCATGAGGGTCTTCAGTCAGTAAAAGGATGAAAGTAGAATCTGAAATTGGGTCACACAGGATCTCAAGAGAGATGCTTGATGTGCAACCATTTAAGTATTCTCTGTTAAACCATTTtcaaagaggagaagaaagaggtGATTACTCTTTGTAGTTCACAGTTTTTTGCttaatttattccttctttAATAATAAAACCAGGCACAATTAATCATTGTGattgttctgggtttttttgcttaattattttctttcaccagGCATAGCAAGGAACACTGTAAGACCAAAGGAGTCAGAGTTACATCCTTAATACACATctgagaagcaagaaagataaAATCTTAATACATGGTTCTCTCGcactacatattttttaaatccttgttAAAATAACCACACTTGGTGTTCAACGACAGAAGAGAATGTCCTGGGCTACCTCAGGTAAGATTTTGCTATTAGttccagcaaaataaataatcGGACATAGGGCTATATTGCTTAAAGAACTtgcttttaaattcagtttcgTGAAATTCTTTTACACGTAAGGATCATATATCAGAATCTTTCagtgcaagaaaaacaaattaattgaGCTCCTGGTATAAGCACAAAGCTGAACACAGCTATAGTACATCAAGGAgtgcttgttttatttctcctagGGACACCTGTAACATCCCAATTGCTTCTAAATGAAAAGGAGAAATCATTATAGTTACCAATCTGCTGGGCAAATTTCAATTATATATGGGGTAATTAAGGCTGTAGGTGAGGAGAGATCTGTTAGATGTTAACCAGAAGGCAAAGCACACACGATGCTGTATCGCAATTAGCAATAAAAGAATCTGAGAGGCATAAAAGAGTCTGAAAGCTGAACCACTGTATAAACAATCCATTTTAACGCATTGCTGGCAAGAGTTTCAGTGGGAGAGAGCCATCGATTTCTTTATCATCTTGTCTTGCTAACTGCTAAATGGAAACATAATTCAAAGGTTTCAACTGTGGCAACCAGCACACCTAACAAATCTGGAAATTTTTCAGCCTCCCATCTTTCTAGAACACTTGCTGGCTATTATAAATATCCCGTTTATTGGGCACATTTCCCGAAAGTAAAAGACTAAAGATAGATACTTAGAATTGACtaacaaacaatgaaaacatCCACCTCCTTACAACAGCTGTTTAACCAAATGGAAATATtgccattaaaaatgtattagacAAATCTGTCCCTTTTTCTATTCATGCACTTTTAAAAACCAGATCACTAAATTTCCATAATGTCCATTACACAGTTATTTGCAACTGTCTCCAGTGAGTATTTCTTGGGCCACAGGTCATTAAAGAATTAACTATTTATCACAAATATCCCAGATGTGCAATTTAGACCTTGTGATTAATTATATACAATCACATTATCCCCTCTGTTTTGTAAACACTGTAACTAAACAACACTACATGCATCGTAAATTTTGGAATTTAAAGCACAACTGACATTTCCTATTATCATGTTTCACTCTTGAGACTTAACATTAATTTTCTTGTCAATATTAATGCTTGTAAAAGCTTGCTTTGCAAAAGCTTGAGTGCAAAAGGGTCGTAAGTGGGCTGCAATATAAATTTACGTTATATTATTTTCAACAGGAAAACATAattgaaattctgcttttgtagTGACTTACCTAAAACCCCTTTAAAACTGCAAAACCGCTGTGTTTTCAGGTGGCCGGTGCGGAAGACTGTCAGTCCCTTGGCTACAGGGACGGACTGCCACCCAATCCCAAATAAAACAGTGGAGCGGAGTTTGCTCCCCGAATGTTTTTTACCAGCACTACAGGCACCGGTGTACCCAGCCGGCCCCCACATATCTGGCATTGTTTTATCACTCTTATTACAGgtacttttttcttccactggGGTAAGccagtacttctttcttgtttttattatcGGCTTGACTTAGCGACAGAGTCCCTCACGACAAACATTTCCAGGGCGGTTTGTGCACGGCGCGCGCAGGTGGGTACCCGCCATAGAAAACAAGCATCTCTGCGGTTTTAAACACGTCTCCCACAAGCCCACGGCTCTCCCGACCCGGACTGACTGAGGGATTACGCCGAAAAACAGCACCCCGGAGGGGCCGGATGGAAGAACCACTGCGGGCCGGAGGATTTGGGGACGCTCGGTCCGGCCCGCCGAGCCACCAGCAGCTCCGACCCCATGGCGACCACGGCCCCGCGCGCGCGGGCGGGACAACCGTCCTGGCTGTCAATCTCACccggggcagccggggctgcGCCTGCGCACTAGGAGCAGCACGGCGCCGCTCCACGGCGCCGTTTCCGGGAGCCTGACCTTCGCCGCTGGGCCCGGTGGGTGAGTGCGCTGCTGGCCCTGGGGCCTCCCTCCGCTCGGACAGCCCTTCCCCGTGCCCTGCGACCGCGGGCAGGGCGGTCCCGGGCCCCGCTGTGGGAGCGGCCGAGGGCTCGCCGCCGGGCCGGGGGCGAGGCGCGCTCGGACAACTAGCACTTGTATTCAGGTCCGTCGCGAAAAGATGTCGGCGCCGACGATGGAGGAGAGGAAGGCGTGCTGGGGGGCCCGGGACGAGTTCTGGCAGTGCTTGGACCGGCACGCGGAGGACGGCTCCAAGTGCGCGGAGCTGCGGCGGGGCTTCGAGGGCCGGTGTCCGCAGCAGTGGGTGAGCAGCCCCGGCGCGGCCTCCCAAAGCCCGGCCTGAACCAGCAGGGCCTTCCTGTGCGCGTTGGTAGCAGCGGCGGCAGGTGTTTACGTTTACCGTGTGAAAGATGGCAACTGCTGAACATGGGCGGTCTTAGACTTTCTCATTGATAACGCTGtaatctggaatattgtgtccagttccaggcccctcagttccagaacaacagggaactgctggagagagtccagcgcagggcaacaaagatgattaagggagtggagcatctcccttatgaggaaaggctgagggagctggggctctttagcttggagaagaggagattgagggatgacctcattaatgtttataaatatgtaacgggtgagtgtcaggaggatggagccaggctcttctcagtgacaaccaatgataagacaaggggtaatgggtacaaactggaacacaaaaggttccacttaaatttgagaagaaacttcttcccagtgagggtgacagagcactggaacaggctgcccaggggaggtgtagagtctccttctctggagacattcaaaacctgcctggacaccttcctgtgtgacctcatctaagtgttcctgctccagcagtgggattgaactagatgatctttcgaggtctcttccagtccctaacattctgtgattctgtgaaccctGTGCCTTTCACCAATATAATGCGGTTGGCACACTCATGGTATTGCTGGGAGATGAGAACTTGCTGAGCAGACCACAGACTGGCCTGGGAACTATGGGGAGTAgtaaatgaagggaaaaatacagttttaaacaTTCAGACAAATACACAACTAGATAAGCACACAGGCTtatcatttaattaaaaaaaaaaagttcaaaaatCTCAGAAACTTTTGGAGGTGCACAGATATTACTGTTGCTAAAGAAGAAAGGCTAATATGGAAGGGAGGTGACACACAGGGCCTGCAGTGGCATGGCATCTTAAAGACTGGCATCTGATATCTTGTGCATAAAAATACTATTCTTCATGCAGTATAATTTCACAGTAAGCCATCTGCTTACATGTTACTTGTGCTTTATAGTTTCCTAAGATCAAGCTAAAATTCTTAACTTTTTTAATAGGTATTGCTTTTTAGAAGCAGTAGTGTTAGAGGGGTGAACAGTTCCAGTTGGAGCCAGTAGGCTGGagtcagttaaaaaaaacaggTACATTCACAGATGCCATACTCAGTTATAGTTTGAACACTGCAGTTCTGACATGTGTTATCTCTAGTGATGGTGGTTTCATCTGCCACTGCTTTTGCACTACACACATCAGTGGCTCTAGGCAACAAATTCAGAGGTCACATAGTCTGTATTACCATAGAAAAGTTGTTGGATTTACTTTTATGTTAGAAATAACCTTCGCTCATAGCagtgaaaaacagcaaagcaatagactatttttattatatgcCCATGGAAGTAATGGGGTGGTTGTGACACGAAATTGAAGTTCACTTCCagaatggtaaaaaaaaaaaaaaagagaagaaacacaccacaaaacacaaacccactCTAGCCTTTTGTCTTTTGCTTCAGAGCAACAAACTCTTAAGTAGTGTATAGAGTTAAAATCCTCAAGTCCATTCATCAGACTGCTTGTTCCTTAATCATCTTGTGATGCACAAAACCCTTTCCTCTGCTAGTCTCTTCTCATGaacatcttttctctttttaaacagGTTAAGTATTTTGACAAAAGAAGAGActtcttaaaatataaaaaaaagcttgaaaCAGAAGGGTATAGTCCTCCAGAAGCTGCTGGAAAGTCTTAGGTagtttgctttcaaaataaatgaagcGAGAATAACTGCGGAAGGAAGCAGCATGAGAAAGCAACAGAACCTGCTTGAGCTCAAGAACTGGTAACCCGACTGCCTCCCTGAAATGCAGGCTGCTGTTCTTGCGAGGTCTCATTGTGTCTGCTGAAAAAAAGGGTCATGGAAATCTTTTTCATGAGTATAAGTCAAAGAAATACAGACTGTTCACAAATCTAAGAATTATCTTATGGGAATAAACAACTATTTAATAATGTGATGTATATATTctaaagagaagaataaaagtgtttttcagtaAGTGAACtagctttttcttaaaaattcatTCCACCTTCCCCTCCTTGTCAAAAGAAGGTGGTGGTATAATGTAATTTCTATTTGTCATCTACCaagtatttaaagtattttaaaatgcagtttaggTCAGACATGAGTTTATAAAGCAGCAGGCATTAGAAGATCTAATGCATCCAGTGCATATGATACctaatttatatattttgagTATGCTTATTTTTTATAAGCAATAGGAATTTTTACATTAGCCGTAATAGTCAGTTTTCAAGCAGTATTGCTAGTAGAAGTATGGCAGTTATTTATCATGATTCTCACATTATGGCCTTTGGTATAACTTAGTGGTTTTGATTACTTCACTGATACAACTTAGTGGTTTTGATTACCTTACTGATACAACTCCATTTAAATATATGGACTGTTTACAACAGGATTAGTAAACTCAACAACTGAAGGTACTTAAACAAGGGGCAGCATTGAATGTAATATGTAAGTGAATGTCATTACTGTATCTAAATGCAGGAGACATTCAATACCTGGGCTACAGTAAGTTTTGATTGTAGTTGCAGGAAGGCACCACTACAGTTTCAAGCAAGTTTTGAGGTTGGGATTGTTCTGGTACTATGCTGATGGTCtaacagaaaaatcacacacacCACATGCAATATAAACAGTACTTATTTCCAATGCAACAGTTTTATTTAAGGAGGTAAAGTATTAGTAAGGCATTTAAAAGTCCATCTGAACTACAAGAAAGTAAAACATGCAAAACTTAAGAGTCCTCATTTGCCCTGAGTTTGTATCTCATCTATTCAGAATTTCATGTTGTAGCACCATAGCAAGTCACCCAGTTGTCCTATAAGGCACAAAACTCCTGgcagttatttttgttgtttttgcttgATCAGTTGTTGCCTTGTGTACTCCCAAATCAGCAGAGCTCCACTTACATGAACATTGAGTGATCGAATAATACCCTGCTGAGGAATTTCCACACACACATCGAGGTGGTGAATCAGGTTTGCTGGGATTCCTTCATGTTCATTTCTAGTAAAGAAACAGTTAACTTAAATCTGGGAAGAGACAGGTGTTCTAGAAAGCAGATGATGCAAGAGTCACAACAGCATCAAAACACTATTTGACAAAAGGGAGCATCTGCCCTCAATATAACTAATGAGgacaagaaataatttattttttttaaaagcagtaataCGTTACAGATAACAAATTGTGGGAGACCCAACTAAGCTTTGATGTAGGAAAACTGGTATAGCACTTCAATTCACTCGTCCAGTAGCAGCTGAACACTCAACATAAGGACTCCCtctctgcatttattttgaaactatACTAATATATAGCAAAATAAGCAGCTACAGATTAAAGGACCAAGCCCTgaagctgctggcacagcagggAAGCTCAAATGCCCACTACATTCAATGAGGCCTTGGTATAAAGGAATGTCAAGACTGATCATCAATGCCTTGAACTGGAAATATTTCATATACTCAGAATGAGTATACCAGAAGATACCAAAGGTCATCAGCAattaaaactgtgttttttaTTAGAAGAGAACAAAGTGAATATGAGAACTACATTCTGAAGACAAACTACATataagaaaatgtttgaaaaacaggTATTTCTGCCCACTTTGTCCTAAAAGGATAGACAGgcccttcctcctgctctccctCAGTGACCTTCCAATTCCAGTAGCTTTCTGACTTGTACACACTTTTCTCTAGATTTCTTGAAGCAGCCTTCCCTTTGTCACAGCTGAGGCTTGCCTACTTAAAAGGAACTGACCATTCCTTTTC is a window of Columba livia isolate bColLiv1 breed racing homer chromosome 3, bColLiv1.pat.W.v2, whole genome shotgun sequence DNA encoding:
- the LOC102093398 gene encoding cytochrome c oxidase assembly factor 6 homolog; translated protein: MSAPTMEERKACWGARDEFWQCLDRHAEDGSKCAELRRGFEGRCPQQWVKYFDKRRDFLKYKKKLETEGYSPPEAAGKS